Sequence from the Solenopsis invicta isolate M01_SB unplaced genomic scaffold, UNIL_Sinv_3.0 scaffold_379, whole genome shotgun sequence genome:
catgATGTATTCTTTGGCTCTTGAATTATTGCAAAATGGGGCTGCACAGCCGcccattttgaataatttttaaaataaactcttGTACACACGATAAGAAAACAACAACGATAGTGTAACGTGGTTTCGCGTTTAAGTTGAGGTTAGACACGTCAAGAATaagttagagagagagagagagaaagagagagaggtgtATTTTTTTCCATAGACTTAGgctctatagaccgagcattcgaggagtgggggtaaagttctcgcgtgaaaaactagaaagagatagcctgctttggaccactattctgtctttgtctaatgacgcgcgtgggggtaCAGTAAAGGTAACGAAACTCTCGGTAAGGTTATTAtagggaaagagaaaaaggaaatgtaagtgaatgtgaaaaaagaatgaaggggaattgaaaagcattgaaaaaagtgccaaaatatagaattatatataatataaaattgtgtattaaaatttaaacaataaagtattgatttttaaataaaatcagttttgtgaatttagatcttattcgtctaattttgttattcttagaagcagcataatgatgtattcgaagagtgaaaaacttttctaagagaatacgaatcaattgatttctatgatccatcaatggagcttgattaaaagcatgttccttttcagtaaataaatcatttattcttagttttattaatgttaaatttatcagtttctttattacgtttgtagacgtcaaaatatataaaaaaaaaacaagtaaagaTTTCCCACGctcgtcattagacaaagacagaatagtggtccaaagcttgctatctctttttagtttttcaCGCTCCCACTCCTCAAATGCTCGGTCTATAAATCCTATGTCtatgtttttttctctctcgtgcGATTATGCCCAAATCGCGTCATGTCCAGACTCTGATATAGGGTCTCTAGTACAAAGGAGTTTACAACAAGAAGCAGTTGATttgataaagatataaaaataatctttattcagCCACGCTCGAACAGCCATGAatatttatacatgaaaaatgcatatattaaaaaaggGGGGGGTTGTACATTAGAGAGACAGCCCAGATAACAATTCGTGAGTTCACGTTATTTTCACGACGTGATAATCACGCTGTGCGTGCAAAAGTGCATCACAGTGTCCTCACAATGTAATGGGCGCACACGTGTACACGTAAAAGGTCGCATGGTGCAATCACGCGTGATGGGAACATTTCACGGTGTGAGGGTAACGTGATAATTCCGCCGAGCGCACAAGAACGTATCACGCTGTCCTCACGGTGTGATGGGGGCTGTGGTCAATCGCAATGTAATCAAACAAGACCCTcccgtatattatattaaattaacaaatttacaaaaatattgtaaataataatattattaatctttaattataaatcataaaaaaataaaaacattgatatataatataattaaaagtaccccaatcagcacacaatatttaaaaaattgtttttaatatttatttaatattaatttttcattgtacaatttattataacaaaaatatttattaaacgtttattaaatatttatttaacattaattaaatattcaaaataatgatttagagaaaatattcatttaatacttatttaacgtttatttaatgtttatgtaacgtttatttcacgtttatttaatatttatttcacattaattttttatttaaaaaaacattttttaaaaacattaattcagcatttatttaacattaatttaatatttattttatattaattttttatttgaaacaatttcaaaaacattaatttaacatttattaaatattaatttaatatttttttttaaatatgttttttaaatgtttatttaatattgttttactatttatttttaatgaattatttaattaaaaaaatggtttcactaagcatttttaaatgtttatttaatattattttatttatttttcatctctataaaattttatttatttattatttatttaacatttaagttacttattttttaattattattgattttaaaattcgtttgaaaaatgtctcaataacatctataaaaatcagtaaaaaattaacttaattacatatatttatataaataatatattttaattatatatatttcgtcttttcgataacatattgtATATTGACTTGATttatcagtgatgtacatgtattagcataaagtgtttacaggtgatcacgagggatcaattcgcagtGATCACAGAGATCAAGCAACATTCACCGGGGTCGCAACTTGAATGGGTGATCGCGtagaaatttcagaaaaaaaactcttaaaaaaacctcaatattaaaaaaaattttgtttaatgtagAAAGGAGCAtgaatccattaattttaacgtttttaaaaacattttttaaatattgtgtgctgattgggacgtgaaaaaaatgggcaatgattagaatttttgagtgcTGTATGCATGCATGCTAGCAATATGAGTCTCATTTGGAGAACGCATTTGAGGTTCATATCGTTCGCATGCATGAGTACCGCACGCGTGCGACTGATATGATTctcatatgatgacgcatctgtcGGATACTGTGAGCTGACACCGTGCGAATAATTCGCACGGTATACGCGCTCCGTGAACTCActatgcgcgcattttgttatctgggagGTCTCTAATGAGCTCTACAATGTATGTCATCTGACTGATTCAAACGACATTACTTATCGACTTTTAGAATAgtaaatcgcgctggtctgccagagccatgaGGCGTATCCAGCGTATCCAGCGCATCCAGTGTTCCTCCCCTAATAGTCTGTAGGACCAATTGGTAAAATTCCACATAATTACCGTTAAGAGcacttgaaatcaaataatagcgagcaaaattaaaaaaacaaacaaaacagaaattaataacgatattatatgtatacaatattcaattttactcttcgaatctaaatttattatattgtttatatctgAAGTAATTGTTGATGAAGTATTCGTTGGTGATGtcttattttctgaaaaatataatttgtaattagtaaataattatatccattgttaataaattaattttcttaaagaaaaacttgttataataaatttatctgttgattataaataaagctaaattatttatatataagaaataactttacaataaattttttaatttattaattgttaaataaagatgatataaagaaaataatttaattactatatcaataaattataacaagttTCTAAATGAAACGAAAAGAAAAGAGTTATGTAATtctgtctatatatatatatttattcttatcttttaacatttcataatgttttacaacattaattttataatcttcgaTATGGTATTCTTAATAAAAGttgtagtaaattttaatattatattgtgttttttttaacatattatgtcatttcttataaatttatttattgttaaaaaatataataggcaTAACACTTGCCATTTTTGAAGCTTATACAAttaagagaataataaataaaatattatttctttaatataaattactataCTTGTACGTAAATTGTTAATGATCCTTGGTTTTAATAGCATCACAATGAAATCCACCCAGTCCTCGATATTGTTaggtaaaatcatttttcttgatAGTAATTAGTATCTTGATATATGTTCGCGATTTATTTATCGATAATAGACGGGAATGATGAGCCACGAATTACAATTTATGGCCCGTATTCATAGGGCCGTATTCATAGTCCAAGCTCAAGGCAGCGCTTAAGATCGTCTTGGCCAAGACCATCTTATTCaatcaagattgtcttaagtcaTAAGAATTCATAGTCGCCAAATAAGGTGACCTTCGCGAAGAAGATTTTGCTCaagtaattcttattcgacTTGACGAAGATGATCTTAAGATTGTACTTATTTGCCGTTTGGCTATTTTCGTAATATTCCCTAGGACTCCTCCAATAGAAACGttgcatttaagtaatttttatatactgtaatactatcttatatattattaagctatgattttaatttcatttgaacTGAAGAGTTAACGGAATCGGCAGGTAATtgttaagtattattaattaatattaaatattgcaaatataccaGGGATGGCCTAGAGTATTTCGAGCACAAAGAAATCCTTATGATAAGCATATTTACATTCGTCTTTCACCGTGATGTCTCTCAATTTTTGCGAGTGATCCACATTTTACACTGCCTGATAAAATTGGCAATAAAATAGTCTCCAGCACAATTCGTTTCTAATTAACCGATATTATTTCTGCATGAGTAGGCGCTCAAGATAAACCAAGGTGATGATGACAATTCAGCGACTAGCTGACTAGCTGagctgtataaatatatattgtaagtgAGCAATCGGCTCACtcggtataaatttcaaatcggCCGCCACTGCGGTGGCGTTGTCAGCGGATTGCTGCCTGATTGGCTGCGTGGATCACGTGACCTTCTGTCTCGTGCCCCAATTGGTTTTGCAAACCACGTTAGACATATACCGCCATGCGATTGGCCCTGCGAGGCTCACTAGCGCGCCCCTGCGGTCTCTCTCGTGGGTGTATCATCGCAAGCATCAGACTCGTCGAAGCTCTCGTCAAGTGCGGCATGGCCGCCACGTTTTTCTGTACACGACCGGTGAATAAAGTCGGTTCTGCTATTGTACTCCTGGTGCGCAGTTAATTCTAGTTACCCTCCTTTCCGTCGGTACTTCCGGCTCCTGACACACGAGGGATCGTGACGAGATATTTCCTTTCCTAGTATTTTCCGGCTCGCACGTTCCCCTCTCCTTTGTGAGGCGGGATTTTAAAATCCTTTCGGCccgctcttacaatatatatatatatatatatatatatatatatatatatatatatatatatatctgcttaTGTTCACACCGtccttctgaaaaataaatttattgttgtaatgCAATGTACCACATGCAGAACAGTTTTTTCTGATTTGTgtcattattgatattaatagtttaaaatttaatactacacttaaggtttataatagccgtaaccgtaagaaattggttaatcgtcgattattttcttataaattaactatgattggtcaatttcttacggttacggctattataaacctactttaagtaattataaaccaGCCTTAAGAATGcagaacttttttattatcactacAGATTTTACTTCAGATCAATTAAAAGTATGAccttggcctagtttacaccgagtacttgatacacgtactaactagtaattttctattaaattgtcttgatttcggcaataaatttaaaaaatagtatattaagttggtataatatgaatcaagataattaaatatatgcattatgtatacacgtattgtcgacaataagataaattaatagaaagttacgagttagtacgcgtatcaagtgctcgatgtaaactaggcctatgacCGGAGCACGCGAACAACTTAACCTCCAAAAGCCTTGCTTAATACGTCCTCGGACACGTCTTCGCAAAGATcgtcttatttataaatgtgtgcGTGAAATAAGACAGTCTTAAATGACTATGAATTAATGACTAACAAGGTagacttaagaggatgctatactgacgggaattaccgaccattacagtgttcattaattttcgaattggctttacagatcgcaaaatccttttgcaaaataaaagtacgcaccaaaacaaagtgtgctctggtaaattttatgagtaaatcgaccaaaaagttaaaaattcatttattttcgactcgtagatctgtcaaccaaggttaatttaTGTCATTTACTAACGCTCTGTAgttcgtatgtataaaatgagaccagggcggacttcagaaaactctaacaaacaacactgactgtgtatcgtttcagtcaacaacgtaacaaaaaagtttaataggtaaacagctgtacgtgtccaaatttcgcttagcgcacgtaaacgatggcaagaagagcagtggctgtagttcATAGGTTCTTTCGCAGATGGCGCTATAATCGGATCAAGTGCGTTCGGTAAAATAGCGGCTTGCTCGCCTGAGGATTTATGGGTTCGATCATGTTTATGTCGcttttgatgaataaaaatgagtTTTCCATCGATTGGTCAGCTTTCAATTTGCCTCaagctaaataaataaataaataatttaattaatttccataAATATAACATGCGAAAATTAGGCACATACAAACGCATCTCGAGCCTCATTCGCGAAAAAAGATATGTATGCATGCGTGTGTgcctgtgcgcgcgcgcgcgcgcgttaagCAAAAtttacacgtacagctgtttacgtgttaaacttttttgttacgtTTTTGATTAGAATGACActcagtcagtgttgtttgttagagttttctgaagtccgcgctggtctcatttcatacatacgagctacagaacgtcagtaaatgataaaagttaatcgcGATTCACATCCAcgagttgaaaataaataaaaaaaattttgtcttataTACGAAACAACAGTATTGCgtgtttgtattatatatacatatatacatatatacatatatatatatatatatatatatatatatatgtatgtacgtatgtatgtacatatgtatgtacgtatgtatgcacgtatgtatatacgtatgtataattaaagaaattaataattaatttccatAAATGTAACATGCGAAAATTAGGCACATACAAACGCATCTCGAGCTTCATTGGCGAAAAAAGATATGTATGCATGCGTGTGTGcctgtgcgcgcgtgcgcgcgcgctaagcaaaatttacacgtacagctgtttacgtgttaaacttttttgttacgtTTTTGATTGGAATGACACTCAGTCAGTGTTTATTTTCAACTCGTGGATGTGAATCgcgattaacttttatcatttactgacgttctgtagctcgtatgtatgaaatgagaccagcgcggacttcagaaaactctaacaaacaacactgactgagTGTCATTCTAATCAAAAacgtaacaaaaaagtttaacacgtaaacagctgtacgtgtaaattttgcttagcgcgcgcgcgcgcgcgcgcacaggcACACACGCATGCATACATATCTTTTTTCGCGAATGAGGCTCGAGATgcgtttgttagagttttctgaagtccgcgctggtctcatttcatacatacgagctacagaacgtcagtaaatgatAAAAGTTGATCGCGATTCACATCCAcgagttgaaaataaataaaaaaaattttgtcttataTACGAAACAACAGTATTGCgtgtttgtattatatatacatatatattttaaattttatatatatatatatattatatatatatatatattaattatatatgtatatatgtatgtatgtatgtataattaaatgaattaattacatGTACTTTTGTTCCAATGTacttttaatatagaaaaaaggtTGAAAAATTGATGAATTGGTTTTCTGTAcgttaagataatttttatttagaaaaatacaaaaaaatcgcCACAATTTATGTCTGGGTCGGCGGCGGCGGGTTGTACACctgagtcggcggcggcggattgTACGCCTGGGTCGGCGGAGGAGGGGTGTACGCCTGGGTCGGCAGCGGCGGATTGTACGTCTGGGTCGGCAGAGGAGGGGTGTACCCTAGGGTCGACGGCGGCGGGTTATACATCTGGGTCGGCGGTGGCGGGTTGTACGCCTGGGTCGGAGGCGGCGGATTGTACGCCTGGGTTGGCGGCGGCGGATTGTACGTTTGCGTCGGCAGAGGAGGGGTGTACGCCAGGGTCGACGGCGGCGGGTTATACACCTGGGTCGGCGGTGGCGGGTTGTACGCCTGGGTCGGAGGCGGCGGGTTGTACACCTGGGTCGGCGGCGGCGGGTTGTACGCctgagtcggcggcggcggatagtacgcctgagtcggcggcggcggatagtacgcctgagtcggcggcggcggatggTACGCctgagtcggcggcggcggatagTACGTctgagtcggcggcggcggcggatagtACGCCTGAGTCGGCGTCGGCGGATAGTACACCTGGGtggacggcggcggcggcggcggatagtACACCTGGGTGGGCGGCGGCGGATTGGACGCCTCAGTAAAAGGCGGATGATTTTTTATTGGTGGCGCGTCTACAGATCCTCCACCATATCCTGCACCACCAATATATCCTGCAAAAAACGTTGAAAACATATTAAagtttccgttttttttttacgttgcaTATACTGACCTTCTTTTTTCGCCTGTTGCAACGCGCGCCGAAACATGTTCTTCATTAGCTGCAAAAAGAAACATTAGTATGTGTAtatgcgcgcacacacgcacccacgcacacatacatacatatacactgTTTCGTTACTATCATACGCGCAAGCGCGCATGTGTGTACGATTGTAGCAAAGCAgtcattcatatatatatatatatatatatatataggcaaCTCCATTGACTTTAGGACAAGAATTTTCTGGATATATAAcacaaattgaaaattctattaCACGAATTGCTAAGTCGTGTAATTGCTgctaataatatcataaatgcactttttatgatttttttctactgtaatattttctatattgctAAAATTAGAATGTTCTgtactatttataatattaatgatcagccttattaatttatattgccaTATTTAATGTATCTCCTAACGTCTATTTAGATcccaaatgcttttttttattccgGGATAGGTAAGGCTTCAATTATTTCTCTTAGTAATTTACCTGAGCAAGATCtaggattaattatttattaaataaattacttagcAGCAATTACACGGCTTAGCAAgtcgtgtaataaaatttctctctcccccccccccctctgtctgtctgtctgtctatcTATCTCCCTTTGTGTGCGTAGGcatgtgtttaattttttatatttatattgtattacctTGTGCGTTATTACTGGCGGTGGCGGTGCTCGTGATCGCGGCGCCCGGTGTCTCATATTTTGCGAGTATCCCATGAGACACGGCGTCGGCATACGCTGGCCGCTCATGGGATACTCGtttgacaaaatatattttggaaGACTACGTTCCGCCGATGGTAGCAGCGGTGGCGATGatgacggcggcggcagcggcggtggcggcgatgaTGACGGTGGCGGCGATGATGAcgggggcggcggcggtggcggcgatggCGATGCAGGCGGTAGTGGCGGAGGCGGTAGTGGTGGTGACGGTGGCGGTGGCTGTGACGAAACatgctttttttttgtatcaccaCAGCCAGCGCATTCAGCCCTCTAAACTAACCGTGAAATGACGCCCTCactttttgctgaaatacaaacacaaacattaaaaattagaaaaagaaaaaaaaagatttatttataactcgACTTCTGAGAGGATTCcttcttcaaaattttactgataACTCTAATGTTATTCCAaaggtgtgtgcaaattttaaagaaaaggaCTCTCTTAGAAGCCGAAATACAAATTATTGAAGTcgacaattttcaattcatagTCCAGTTGTATTCGAGCGAGTCGATCGGCGAGAAGATACCGCGAGGCGAATGTCGCGGATGATGAGAGATTTAACACGCCTCGCCATTTCTTCTCGATAGCTTTTTGTCTCGCTCGTGTACAACTCGGGCACAGGCACAAGgctcaaataaatttattttttttttattgtacagtCGTGGTCATTagagttgcaacactttttcttcgatggattttggaatgtagacttgttcatcgagcggcaaacgtaatttgTTCTTACGTGCAGATTTAAcaaattacgttcgccgctcgatgagcaagtctacattccaaaaaccatcgaacaaaaagtgttgcaactctAATGACCGCGACTGTGCACTACTATAAATGTAGGGTAAGGTCTACTTACATTTCCTCGTCGTCATTGTCGTCTTCGTACGAAGTTTGCCCTCTCTTATGGCCTCTTTTGATTTCCCTTTCTGCATTTTCTTcttcagctctctct
This genomic interval carries:
- the LOC120359919 gene encoding leucine-rich repeat extensin-like protein 3 → MGALQYCLCECICKCTLWNVHPDTGDTKVFPRYWAKRAECAGCGDTKKKHVSSQPPPPSPPLPPPPLPPASPSPPPPPPPSSSPPPSSSPPPPLPPPSSSPPLLPSAERSLPKYILSNEYPMSGQRMPTPCLMGYSQNMRHRAPRSRAPPPPVITHKLMKNMFRRALQQAKKEGYIGGAGYGGGSVDAPPIKNHPPFTEASNPPPPTQVYYPPPPPPSTQVYYPPTPTQAYYPPPPPTQTYYPPPPTQAYHPPPPTQAYYPPPPTQAYYPPPPTQAYNPPPPTQVYNPPPPTQAYNPPPPTQVYNPPPSTLAYTPPLPTQTYNPPPPTQAYNPPPPTQAYNPPPPTQMYNPPPSTLGYTPPLPTQTYNPPLPTQAYTPPPPTQAYNPPPPTQVYNPPPPTQT